The Dyadobacter subterraneus genome window below encodes:
- a CDS encoding chorismate mutase, producing the protein MNASLDILPLSSWINTEGKPLVIAGPCSAETEEQMLETASQIKKEGFAHVLRAGIWKPRTRPGSFEGMGEAALPWLQAAKKETGLPVAIEVANPQHIELALKYGVDILWVGARTTVNPFNVQELAEALRGVDVPVLVKNPVNPDLQLWIGALERLNQAGVKKLGAIHRGFSNAQETKYRNSPMWNIAIELKTLFPELPVIGDPSHMAGKRSLLFEIAQRALDLNYDGLIIESHRDPDKAWSDASQQLTPPALAEMLHELHVRKESYPTDYQSQLEVVRGKIDHLDRELLENLANRMSLVEKLAEYKRDNNVAAYQVDRFREVLETRAAWGKSLNLYPNLVDELFKLVHMESIRKQTEVMNQINA; encoded by the coding sequence ATGAATGCTTCTCTAGATATCCTTCCGCTTAGTAGTTGGATCAATACCGAAGGAAAACCTTTGGTAATCGCCGGACCTTGCAGTGCAGAGACCGAGGAACAAATGTTGGAAACCGCAAGCCAGATCAAAAAAGAAGGATTTGCACACGTGCTTCGTGCCGGAATTTGGAAGCCAAGAACTCGTCCTGGAAGTTTTGAAGGAATGGGTGAAGCGGCTTTGCCATGGTTGCAAGCTGCAAAAAAAGAAACTGGATTGCCTGTTGCTATTGAGGTTGCAAATCCTCAGCATATAGAACTGGCATTGAAATATGGTGTAGATATTCTTTGGGTAGGTGCACGTACCACAGTAAATCCATTTAATGTTCAGGAATTGGCAGAAGCACTTAGAGGTGTAGATGTTCCGGTTCTTGTTAAAAATCCTGTTAACCCGGATTTGCAGCTTTGGATTGGTGCTCTTGAACGTTTGAACCAGGCAGGTGTTAAGAAATTGGGTGCAATTCACCGTGGTTTCTCTAACGCACAGGAAACAAAATATCGTAACTCTCCCATGTGGAATATTGCGATCGAATTGAAAACATTGTTTCCTGAACTTCCTGTGATCGGTGATCCTAGCCACATGGCTGGTAAGCGTTCATTGTTGTTTGAAATTGCACAACGTGCGCTTGACTTGAACTACGACGGTTTGATCATCGAATCTCACCGTGATCCGGATAAGGCGTGGTCTGATGCTTCTCAGCAGTTGACTCCTCCTGCTTTGGCAGAAATGTTGCATGAACTTCACGTGCGTAAGGAATCTTACCCAACTGATTACCAGTCTCAACTGGAAGTTGTTCGTGGTAAAATTGATCACCTTGACCGTGAATTGCTTGAAAATCTTGCAAACCGTATGTCATTGGTTGAAAAACTTGCTGAGTACAAACGTGATAATAACGTTGCTGCTTACCAGGTTGATCGTTTCCGTGAAGTTTTGGAAACGCGTGCAGCATGGGGAAAAAGCTTAAACCTTTACCCAAATCTTGTTGACGAACTTTTCAAACTTGTTCATATGGAATCTATCCGTAAACAAACTGAGGTTATGAATCAGATCAATGCTTAA
- a CDS encoding proline dehydrogenase family protein — protein MAYASQKDQIPVFFEDTSIAFASKSDSQLRKTYWLFSLMNQARVVNLGTFFIKIALKLHLPIKNLIRYTIFEQFCGGETISDCQQTISTLANSGVGTILDYSVEGEDNENSFDATAAEILRTIQKASESTDIPFSVFKITGIASTELLEKVQRKEILSENETAAYERVKQRVEKLCALANKLNVRIFVDAEESWVQNVIDDLTYEMMEKYNKEKAIVYNTYQFYRHETLQALKSAYLVARQKGYVLGGKLVRGAYMEKERMRAREQEYFNPIHTSKEATDKDYNAAIDFCLENVEHISICLGTHNEYSSQYCTCKMKKLGIKNDDQRIYFAQLLGMSDNISYNLAKVGYNVAKYVPYGPIDAVLPYLIRRAEENTSIAGQSSREYLLVKSEMHRRGVSSF, from the coding sequence ATGGCGTACGCTTCACAAAAAGATCAAATACCTGTATTTTTTGAAGACACTTCAATAGCATTTGCTTCAAAATCAGATTCTCAACTCAGGAAAACCTATTGGTTATTTAGCTTAATGAATCAGGCTCGAGTGGTAAATTTAGGCACTTTTTTTATAAAGATTGCTCTAAAGCTACACTTACCTATAAAAAATCTTATTAGATATACGATTTTTGAACAATTCTGTGGCGGTGAGACGATTAGTGACTGCCAGCAGACAATTTCTACTTTGGCAAATTCGGGCGTAGGAACCATCCTGGATTACTCGGTTGAGGGAGAAGACAATGAAAATAGTTTCGACGCCACCGCTGCCGAAATTTTGCGCACCATTCAAAAAGCTTCTGAATCAACTGACATTCCTTTTTCAGTTTTCAAGATCACAGGAATCGCATCAACTGAGCTTTTAGAAAAAGTACAGCGCAAGGAAATTTTGTCCGAGAATGAAACCGCTGCTTATGAAAGAGTTAAACAGCGCGTTGAAAAATTATGCGCCTTGGCAAACAAACTGAATGTAAGAATTTTTGTCGACGCGGAAGAAAGCTGGGTCCAGAACGTTATTGATGATCTGACTTACGAAATGATGGAAAAGTATAATAAAGAAAAAGCCATCGTTTACAATACCTATCAGTTTTATAGACACGAAACTTTACAGGCTCTGAAAAGTGCCTACCTCGTTGCACGTCAAAAAGGATACGTTCTTGGCGGAAAGCTGGTCCGTGGCGCGTATATGGAAAAAGAGCGCATGAGAGCCCGTGAGCAGGAATATTTTAACCCGATTCATACTTCCAAAGAAGCTACTGACAAGGATTACAATGCTGCAATCGATTTCTGCCTTGAAAATGTTGAACATATCTCCATTTGCCTGGGAACCCACAATGAGTACAGCTCTCAATATTGCACCTGCAAAATGAAAAAGCTGGGTATAAAAAACGATGACCAGCGTATCTACTTTGCCCAGCTTTTAGGAATGAGCGATAATATTTCGTACAATCTTGCCAAGGTTGGTTATAACGTAGCTAAATATGTGCCCTATGGTCCTATTGATGCCGTGCTTCCCTATCTTATACGCCGTGCTGAGGAAAATACTTCAATTGCCGGACAAAGTAGCAGAGAGTACCTGCTTGTAAAAAGCGAAATGCACAGACGAGGCGTAAGTTCTTTCTAA
- a CDS encoding lipoprotein signal peptidase: protein MNQPKNPVRYLLFSVLLIAVDQLSKLLVFKYMQPGFSGQILLAGNWLKLHYVLNPGMAFGMQLGHEYGKLFLTLFRLLAMCAIAWYLVHLARNGASKGLLWALSMILAGAVGNVIDSTFYGVFLDNAPYGSPTPWFHGQVIDMIFVDFWEGFIPEWVPVWGGQYYSTPIFNIADSCIFLGVCSILIFQGHFYTPADEEVKPEETTHNHEDAESLTEPHSFDEVAKTPGIPVEVLNENENLDIDSSRNLSASMLNLDSGEILESEEVISPTINPEFEEIKQNESVDIDSTQDISSSMINLENEELTKPGESTTEK from the coding sequence ATGAACCAACCAAAAAATCCTGTCAGGTATTTACTTTTCAGCGTATTGTTAATTGCAGTAGACCAATTGTCAAAACTTTTGGTCTTTAAATATATGCAGCCTGGCTTTTCCGGTCAGATTTTATTGGCTGGTAACTGGCTAAAACTACATTATGTTTTAAATCCCGGGATGGCTTTTGGTATGCAGCTGGGGCATGAATATGGCAAATTATTTCTGACACTTTTCAGATTGCTTGCTATGTGCGCTATTGCCTGGTATCTGGTTCATCTGGCTCGTAACGGTGCTTCAAAAGGGTTATTATGGGCTTTGTCTATGATTCTTGCCGGAGCCGTTGGAAACGTAATTGACAGTACTTTTTACGGGGTATTTTTAGATAATGCTCCTTATGGTTCGCCCACACCCTGGTTTCATGGACAGGTTATTGATATGATTTTTGTCGATTTCTGGGAAGGATTTATTCCTGAATGGGTTCCTGTCTGGGGCGGACAATATTATTCAACTCCGATTTTCAATATTGCTGATTCGTGTATTTTCCTGGGTGTTTGTAGTATCCTTATTTTCCAGGGACATTTTTATACACCAGCCGATGAGGAAGTAAAACCGGAAGAAACTACGCATAACCACGAAGATGCAGAAAGCCTGACTGAACCGCATAGTTTTGACGAAGTTGCTAAAACACCAGGAATACCAGTTGAAGTTTTGAACGAAAATGAAAACCTTGATATCGATTCATCCCGGAATCTTTCTGCTTCTATGCTGAACCTTGATAGCGGTGAAATTTTAGAATCTGAGGAAGTTATTTCTCCTACTATCAATCCGGAATTCGAAGAGATCAAACAAAATGAAAGTGTAGATATTGATTCAACTCAGGATATTTCATCTTCAATGATTAATCTTGAAAATGAAGAGCTAACCAAACCAGGAGAATCTACTACTGAAAAATAG